One stretch of Miscanthus floridulus cultivar M001 chromosome 18, ASM1932011v1, whole genome shotgun sequence DNA includes these proteins:
- the LOC136522734 gene encoding uncharacterized protein isoform X1, with the protein MRRAGDASSGRGGADAAAISPAREEQMWWRGTSDSSSTAKHIFQMLEAIVGRVIVLWLHCVAPNQNDGFLEHRDELNKKTCESEYSDDDSLLLSTTSKTTKKQKGHHGGPGETMTIAHEEVAHGKVTCNKRQAPKQLPVMKVGSMVLLMTSKYPNKPNVAYATLLSTDPEAIVGGVKTGSQFYKVHIDHAIAKDEPLVRPRPGCNNIGDAQAKGVSIAWPSMFVQMING; encoded by the exons ATGCGGCGAGCGGGCGATGCAAGCTCAGGCCGGGGAGGTGCGGATGCAGCAGCAATTTCTCCGGCCAGGGAGGAGCAGATGTGGTGGCGGGGTACCTCCGATTCCTCGTCGACAGCAAAGCACATCTTCCAGATGCTCGAAGCCATCGTTGGACGCGTCATCGTCCTATGGC TTCACTGTGTTGCACCCAACCAGAATGATGGATTCCTTGAACACAGGGATGAATTG AATAAAAAAACATGTGAGTCTGAATATAGTGATGATGACAGTCTACTTTTATCCACCACAAGTAAaacaacaaagaaacaaaag GGTCATCATGGAGGGCCTGGAGAGACTATGACCATTGCACACGAGGAGGTGGCTCATGGCAAGGTTACATGCAACAAGCGTCAAGCACCTAAACAACTTCCTGTAATGAAG GTTGGGTCCATGGTGCTACTAATGACTTCAAAATATCCTAATAAGCCTAATGTGGCCTATGCAACTCTCTTGAGCACTGATCCAGAAGCCATTGTTGGTGGAGTTAAGACAGGAAGTCAATTCTACAAAGTGCATATCGATCATGCTATAGCAAAAGATGAGCCATTAGTGAGGCCTAGGCCTGGGTGCAACAATATTGGTGATGCTCAAGCCAAAGGAGTCTCAATTGCTTGGCCTTCGATGTTT GTTCAAATGATTAATGGTTGA
- the LOC136522734 gene encoding uncharacterized protein isoform X3, protein MRRAGDASSGRGGADAAAISPAREEQMWWRGTSDSSSTAKHIFQMLEAIVGRVIVLWLHCVAPNQNDGFLEHRDELNKKTCESEYSDDDSLLLSTTSKTTKKQKGHHGGPGETMTIAHEEVAHGKVTCNKRQAPKQLPVMKVQMING, encoded by the exons ATGCGGCGAGCGGGCGATGCAAGCTCAGGCCGGGGAGGTGCGGATGCAGCAGCAATTTCTCCGGCCAGGGAGGAGCAGATGTGGTGGCGGGGTACCTCCGATTCCTCGTCGACAGCAAAGCACATCTTCCAGATGCTCGAAGCCATCGTTGGACGCGTCATCGTCCTATGGC TTCACTGTGTTGCACCCAACCAGAATGATGGATTCCTTGAACACAGGGATGAATTG AATAAAAAAACATGTGAGTCTGAATATAGTGATGATGACAGTCTACTTTTATCCACCACAAGTAAaacaacaaagaaacaaaag GGTCATCATGGAGGGCCTGGAGAGACTATGACCATTGCACACGAGGAGGTGGCTCATGGCAAGGTTACATGCAACAAGCGTCAAGCACCTAAACAACTTCCTGTAATGAAG GTTCAAATGATTAATGGTTGA
- the LOC136522734 gene encoding uncharacterized protein isoform X2, whose product MQAQAGEVRMQQQFLRPGRSRCGGGVPPIPRRQQSTSSRCSKPSLDASSSYGIVHCVAPNQNDGFLEHRDELNKKTCESEYSDDDSLLLSTTSKTTKKQKGHHGGPGETMTIAHEEVAHGKVTCNKRQAPKQLPVMKVGSMVLLMTSKYPNKPNVAYATLLSTDPEAIVGGVKTGSQFYKVHIDHAIAKDEPLVRPRPGCNNIGDAQAKGVSIAWPSMFVQMING is encoded by the exons ATGCAAGCTCAGGCCGGGGAGGTGCGGATGCAGCAGCAATTTCTCCGGCCAGGGAGGAGCAGATGTGGTGGCGGGGTACCTCCGATTCCTCGTCGACAGCAAAGCACATCTTCCAGATGCTCGAAGCCATCGTTGGACGCGTCATCGTCCTATGGC ATAGTTCACTGTGTTGCACCCAACCAGAATGATGGATTCCTTGAACACAGGGATGAATTG AATAAAAAAACATGTGAGTCTGAATATAGTGATGATGACAGTCTACTTTTATCCACCACAAGTAAaacaacaaagaaacaaaag GGTCATCATGGAGGGCCTGGAGAGACTATGACCATTGCACACGAGGAGGTGGCTCATGGCAAGGTTACATGCAACAAGCGTCAAGCACCTAAACAACTTCCTGTAATGAAG GTTGGGTCCATGGTGCTACTAATGACTTCAAAATATCCTAATAAGCCTAATGTGGCCTATGCAACTCTCTTGAGCACTGATCCAGAAGCCATTGTTGGTGGAGTTAAGACAGGAAGTCAATTCTACAAAGTGCATATCGATCATGCTATAGCAAAAGATGAGCCATTAGTGAGGCCTAGGCCTGGGTGCAACAATATTGGTGATGCTCAAGCCAAAGGAGTCTCAATTGCTTGGCCTTCGATGTTT GTTCAAATGATTAATGGTTGA